CCTTGCTCGTGGCGCACCAGGATATGCTTCAGCTTATCGTTATAGTCGTAAATCGCATCATAGATCGGCATAATTGCCCCGCCAGGATACCCGAAAATGGTATCTGTGCCCTCGGCAATAAGACCTTCCAAAAGCGCTACAGAGCCCGAAACAGTTTTTGTTTTCTTAGGTTCTGTAAGCGTACTCGCTTCTGCTTGTGCTGTTTCCATTATATTGTAGTTTAGGGGTTGCTAATTCATTCTGCTGTGTAGGCATCCGTAACGCAGCCTTCGCTGGCATTACTTACCTGTCTGATATATTTATAGAGTACACCTTTAGTTACCGGAGGCGGAAGCTGCTTCCAGACCGCCCGGCGCTGTGCAAGCACCTCGTCGCTTACGTGCACGTCTATGGTATTATTTACGGCGTCTATCGTAATCTCATCGTTGTCGTGTACCAGGGCAATGTTTCCACCTTCCCAGGCTTCAGGCGTAATGTGGCCTACCACAAAACCATGCGTACCGCCAGAGAAACGTCCGTCTGTGATCAGGGCTACCGACTTGCCCAGTCCCGCGCCAATGATCACCGAAGTAGGCTTAAGCATTTCCGGCATTCCCGGAGCACCTTTCGGACCAACCTGACGGATCACCACCACGTCACCCGGCTTCACCTTGCCGCTTTGTATACCGGCAATAAGGTTCTGCTCACCGTCGAACACACGTGCCGGACCCGTAAATTTCTCACCTTCCTTGCCGCTGATCTTCGCTACTGCACCTTTAGTGGCCAGGTTGCCGTACAGCATCTGGAGGTGACCGGTCTCTTTCAGCGGAGCCTCGATCGGATAGATGATCTTCTGTGTCTCGAAATCAAGGTCAACCGCATCAGCAACATTCTCTGCAATGGTTTTTCCGGTAACGGTCATACATTCGCCGTTAATCAGGCCAACCTTAAGCAAATACTTCATTACCGCAGGTACACCGCCTATGTTATGCAGATCTTCCATCAGGTAAGTACCGCTAGGCTTTAAGTCGCCAAGCACCGGCGTATTGTCGCTCACATGCTGAAAATCATCCAGCGTAAGGTTAAGTCCCACAGACTTCGCCATGGCAATCAGGTGCAGTACCGCATTGGTAGAGCCGCCCAGTACCATCACCAGTACAATGGCATTATGAAATGCCTCTTTGGTCATGATGTCTGATGGCAGGATATTTCTTTCGAGCAGGATGCGGATATATTTTCCCGCTTCCATGCATTCTTTCTTCTTCTCTTCACTCACGGCAGGGTGGGAAGAGCTGTAAGGCAGACTCATACCTAAGGCCTCAATGGCCGAAGCCATGGTGTTGGCCGTGTACATACCGCCGCAGGCGCCTGCACCCGGACAAGTATGTTTAATGATGCCCTGAAAATCTTCCTCGTCCAGATTTCCCGCAAGCTTTTGTCCCAATGCCTCAAATGCAGAAACAATGTTCAGCGCCTGTCCTTTATACGTGCCCGAATGGATACTTCCGCCGTACACCATAATAGAGGGACGGTTTAAGCGGCCCATGGCCATGATAGATCCCGGCATGTTCTTATCGCAGCCCGGAATGGTAATTAAACCATCATAGTATTGTCCACCGCAGATCGTCTCAATAGAATCTGCGATCACATCTCTGGAAACCAGCGAATAGCGCATACCTTCCGTACCGTTCGACATCCCGTCGGACACCCCGATGGTGCCAAAGGTCAGGCCTACCATATCATTTTTCCAGACGCCTTCTTTAACGATTTGCGCCAGGCCATTCAGGTGCATATTGCAGGTATTGCCATCATATCCCATGCTGGCAATGCCCACCTGAGCTTTGTCCATATCCGCGTCGGTAAGTCCGATGCCATATAACATAGCCTGTGCTGCTGGCTGGGTTGGGTCTTGTGTAAATGTCTTGCTGTAACGGTTAATTTCTGGTTTTTGTGACATATAGGTTTGTGGTGTGTTTCTTTATATTGGTTATATAATTACTTCATAATTCTGCTTTTCGAGCACCAGGCACTTGTAGGTGCGCTGTATGGTAGCGCCCAGACTGTCGGCCCAGCGCAACGGGAACTGATACTCATCTACAGAGGCTATTCCGGCTATTTCCACGGCCGTGCCACAGAAGAACGCGCTATCCGCCTTTTTTAAATCCTCTGCTTTCAGGTGTTTTTCCACGACTTCAATATCCAGTACTTTGCAGAGGTCGATCACCGTAGCCCGTGTGATTCCAGGAAGAATATTGCCAAGGGGAGGGGTGTAAAGGCGACCGTTCTTCTCGATGAAGATATTCGCTCCTGGCGCCTCAGCGATGTTGCCGTCGCTGTCGAGCAGCAAAGCTTCATCAAAGCCCTTTTGCTTCGCTTCGGTGGTGGCCAGTATAGAGTTTACATAGTTGCCGCTTACTTTAGCTTCAATGGGTACCGACTTAGGGTTCGGGCGCTCGTAGCCTGAAATGGAGATCTTCTGCAGATCAGTACCCAGATAGGCACCCCATTCCCAGGTGCAGATCATGATAGACACCTCCCTGGCCGGGTCGAGCGACATGTTTGGTCCCCCATAAATCAGCGGCCGGATATACGCGTCTTTGAACTTGTTCAGTTCAAGAAGCCGGTAGGTTTGCCTGATCAGATGATCGATGTCCCAGTGGAAGGGCATGTGCACCAGTTCGGCCGAGCGTTTAAGTCGCTCGAAATGCTCACGCGCCTTAAAAATCCGCGTGCCATTGTGCGTATGATAGGCGCGTATGCCTTCAAATACAGCGTAGCCGTAGTGTAGCGACTGACCGTACACGCTGGTACTGGTGTCGGCTGCCTTCTCGAAGCGACCGTTCAGGTAAAGGATTGTATTTGAATTATAGTACTGCATGTTTTCCGCCGTTATACCTTGTTTATTAAAAAAGCGCCATTTTCGGTGGCGCTTAGTTATCATTTGTTAAATTCTACTTATAGCGCCATCTTCTTCTGGACAATAATCAGAAGGACCACATTCAGAATCAGGTTGAAGACGATGCTCAGTGAATTAATCATGGTGCTTTTTATACGTTGTTTTACAGAATCCAATTTACCAGTTGCTTATTATACTATCAATAGGCGTCCTAAAATAAATAAAAAAAAATAATATTCTAGTATTTTAAAATATTTTAAAATTTAATAATACATAATACTCAACATACATATCTTAAATTGGTGGTATCTATACCAAATATGAAATCGGTATTCGGTATGTCTGTTATGCTTGCATTATAAAATCTGTTGAATTCTTCCTAAAACCTCCACTTTGTCAGTAAAACTTTACAAAAACACCGAAGTTCAGAAGCCAAAAAAAAGCCCCTCGAAATTCAAGGGGCTTTTTCCATTTTTATATCCTGACTGTTATTTATGCAACCCCTTCTGCCAAAACAGTAATTTTGTTTTTAATGACTTCTACTACACCGCCTTTAATAATAAAGGTGTCCTCGCCGGCAGTTGTTTTCACAATTACCGGTCCGTCTTCAAGTGTGGAAATAATAGGGGCGTGGTCTCTCAGAATCTGAAAAGAACCAGAGGTACCAGGTACCGTTACAGCCGATACTTCGCCGTCAAAAACTTTCTTGTCTGGGGTTAATATTTCTAATGTCATGCTAAATCTTTGTTATTAGTTCGCTTCAGCTAACAGTTTTTTACCTTTTTCAATAGCCTCTTCGATACTACCAACCAGGTTGAACGCTGCCTCAGGATACTCATCAACCTCACCGTCCATGATCATGTTAAATCCTTTGATGGTGTCTTTGATGTCTACAAGTACGCCTTTCAGGCCAGTGAACTGCTCAGCAACGTGGAACGGCTGAGAAAGGAAACGCTGAACACGACGTGCACGTGATACAACCAGTTTATCTTCTTCGGAAAGTTCGTCCATACCAAGGATGGCGATGATGTCCTGAAGTTCTTTGTAACGCTGCAAAGTTTCTTTAACGCGCTGAGCGCAGTTGTAGTGATCGTCGCCCAGTACCGCAGGGTTAAGGATACGTGAAGTAGAATCCAGTGGATCCACCGCAGGATAGATACCCAACTCAGCGATTTTACGTGACAATACGGTTGTTGCATCCAAGTGAGCAAAAGTTGTTGCCGGAGCAGGGTCAGTCAAGTCATCCGCAGGTACATAAACAGCCTGTACGGAAGTGATCGAACCACGTTTTGTTGAAGTAATACGCTCCTGCATCAGACCCATCTCTGTAGCCAGTGTAGGCTGGTAACCTACCGCTGAAGGCATACGACCCAGAAGGGCGGATACCTCAGAACCTGCCTGGGTAAAACGGAAGATGTTGTCTACGAAGAAAAGGATGTCTTTACCAGCACCTTCGCCATCACCATCACGGAAATATTCAGCAACGGTTAGTCCGGATAACGCCACACGTGCACGTGCACCAGGAGGCTCATTCATCTGACCGAATACCAGGGTTGCTTTAGATTCTTTCAATACGTTTGTATCAACTTTGCTCAGATCCCATCCGCCTTTTTCCATAGAGTGAAGGAATTCTTCACCGTAGTTGATTACGCCAGACTCGATAAATTCGCGAAGCAAATCGTTACCTTCACGGGTACGCTCACCAACACCGGCAAACACCGAAAGACCAGCGTAAGCTTTTGCGATGTTGTTTACAAGCTCCATGATCAATACGGTTTTACCAACACCCGCACCACCGAACAAACCGATTTTACCACCTTTTGCATAAGGCTCTAAAAGGTCAATAACTTTGATACCTGTAAAAAGCACCTCAGTTTCGGTAGAAAGCTCATCGAACTTAGGCGGCGCATTGTGAATAGGACGGCCACCTGCAGTATCAACAGTATTGATACCGTCAATAGCTTCACCCACAACATTGAACAAACGACCTTTAATCTGATCGCCAACAGGCATTTTAATAGGAGCGCCGGTATCCAGTGCATCCATTCCGCGAACAAGACCATCAGTAGAGTCCATCGCAATGGCACGTACACGATCTTCACCAAGATGCTGCTGAACTTCTAAAACGACTTTCTGACCATTTTCTTTTTTGATCTCCAATGCAGAGAAAATCTGAGGTAAATGAGCATCGTTTGCAAAGCTCACGTCAACTACCGGTCCTATAATCTGCGCTATTTTTCCAATGTTAGGCATATATTGTTTTGGGTAAAATTATAAATATCAAATTGTTAAAGGCGATTTAATACGCTCGCAATTCGGTTTGCAAAGTTAAATTTTTTAAGCAACAAAAACACATATAAATAAAAAGTTTTTCAACAGTTTTTTTGCTGATATTTAGCCTAGGGTAAAGGGACCCGAAATGTATATTTTTTCTTAGTCATGAAAACAGTACTGGTTACCGGAAGCAACGGACTTTTGGGGCAAAAAATTACTGATCAACTGCTAGAGACTAAGCAGTTTAACCTTGTTGCGACCTCTAAAGGCGCCAATCGCCATCCAAAGCCCGGAGGTTATGTGTATGAGGAACTTGATATTCTCGATGCTGCCGCAGTAAAACGCATTGTGGAAAAGCATCAGCCCGACGCGATTATACACACAGCGGCCATGACCAATGCAGATACCTGTGCGGCCCAGCCCGAACTCGCCACTCAGCTCAATGTAGAGGCCGTTGGCACAATGATCAGTCTGTGCGAACTGCACAACATACAACTCGTGCACCTCTCTACCGATTTCATCTTCGACGGTGCCGGCGGACCATACGACGAGCTGGCTGCGCCCAATCCCTTAAGTCACTACGGACAGACCAAACTCCGCGCTGAGGAGGTTATTAAGAATTCCAGGTGCCGCTGGGCCATTATCCGCACCGTGCTGGTGTACGGTGTGCTCCAAAATCTTAGTCGCACCAACATCGTGCTCTGGGCCAAAGGCGCCCTGCAAAGGGGAGAAGCTATACAGGTGGTCAACGACCAATGGCGTACGCCCACGCTTGCCGAAGATTTGGCATCGTGCTGCCTGCTCGCCGTACAACACGATGCCTTTGGGGTGTTCAATGCCTCAGGCCGGGATATGATGAGTGTATCAGAACTCGTAAAGCGCGTGGCCGATTTCTGGCGGCTCGACAAAAGCCTGATCACCGAAGTCAGCTCCGAATCCCTTAAGCAGTCGGCCCGCCGCCCCGCACGCACCGGCTTCATCCTCGATAAAGCCATCCGTGAGCTGGGCTACGCGCCGCATACTTTTGAAGAAGGGTTAAATATCGTAGACCAGCAACTCAGGCTACTGTAACCTCACCCAGATATTCGCTGACTGAGGCAAACTTGCCATCGGCCGAGAAAAAGCTCAGGTAACAATGGACAGTCAATCCGCTAAGTCCAGCCGGCATAATCAGCCGCACCTGTCCATCTTCCCGCTGCGCCGCATCCCGTAGCTTAACGAAAAGCCTTTTTTCCGGGCAATAGGTAACCAACTGCGCTTTGTCGCCCGCCGCCCGCAATTTGCTGAAGCCACCGTTGGTCCAGCCGAAATCTACCGCACCCGGCGTTTCGGAAGTTGCTGTGGCCGACCAGGCACCTTGCAGATCACCCTTGGTAAACACCAGGTTTGGAAAATCGATCCGCTGTTCAGGATAAGTGCCTGCAACGGCATGCAGCATATTGTACGATATTGCTCCATTCATTGGCGTAGCCTGTTCAAAATTTTGAAAGCCCAGTGCTATAAAGTCGTCCAGACCCAGCAGAAACTTCCTGAACAGCGTCATTTTTTGTCGCTGGTTTAACTGTTCCGGTGTAGGCGGTTTACTGCTCGGTCTGGGCAGACTCCGCATGTATTCTATGCCTAGCCATGAGGCTCCGACAACGGTTCCGACTTTTCCGGAAAACGCGCCATTAATTCCTTGTTTGTATTTTGCCATAATAATAAGTTAAGCTTATAGAACAATTAGCTCTGAATATTGTTTTAAGTTTCTTGCTGTTTATTTAGATATGTGCAAGCTGCGGCCTTGGTGTTACCAAATAGCAGGCAAACGCTCACATAAAACACACCTGAGCCACGATTTGCTCACAAAAAGGTACCTTAATGTGACTTTATTGTGAGCAAGGTGTGAGCAAAGTGTGAGTAAGGACTAGTCATGGTAGTTTTTAGATAATAATTAGATAACATATATGAGTTTAGAAAAAGGAACGCAAGCCCCCGATTTTAAGTTGTTCAGCTCAGCGCTGAAAGAAGTATCATTGGCAGACTATAAAGGCCGAAAGCTGGTCGTCCATTTCTTCCCTATGGCCTTCACCGGCGTATGCACGGCACAGCTCTGCACCATGCGCGACAGTTTTGGTTATTACGAAGGTATGAATGCCGATGTAGTGGGTATATCTGTAGATTCGCCATTTACCCTTGCCAAGTTTAAAGAAGAACAGGCTTACCAGTTTCCGCTCCTGTCAGATTTCAACAAAGAAGTATCAAAAGCCTACGGCGCATTTTATGAAGAATTTGCCTTCGGCCTGAAAGGTGTATCTAAACGCGCAGCATTTGTAATTGATGAAGAAGGCAAAATCATTTATGCCGAAGTTTTGGAAGACGCCGGCAATATGCCTGATTTTGACGCCATTAAACAAGCCGTAGAAGCTTAGTGCATTGGCTGCCCGCCTGCCGGCTGAATAATTTCTAAAATTAATTGGTTATTTCGAAAGCAAGCATTACTTTTGCAATCCCGAAACACAGACGGGTAAATGTTCGGAAGAGCATTTGTTTTTCGCACTTGTAGCTCAATTGGATAGAGCATCTCACTACGGATGAGAAGGTTTGGGGTTCGAGTCCCTACAAGTGCACTTCACCGGAATGAAATTTTTCAAGAAATTTTATTCCGGTTTTTTTATATCGTAACTTGTTGTTTATGTGATAGATAAGTTGCGCCGCGCGGTTCATTTTTCCGGTTCGATGAATTTCGCCGTCAAAAACCCATTTTTCCAGGTAAATCGAACCAATAATTGAACGTTTTATATCAGAATCGGCCCCTGCATAGAATTCAGGCAGCTTTTTAAAATTTTCGACGGCTGTAGCGACTAAATCTTCAATATCGAGTTCATCCGAATCTTCGGTATTGACTTTTTTGAGTTCAGCTTCAGCTCTGGCAATCGAATTTTCGCAGTCTTTCTTGTATTGAGCGCCGGTAATCACATCGTCCAGTAAAAGTTCCATTGACTTTGTCAGGCGATTATTCTGATCGGTAATGGTTTGAATGATTCGAGAACGGTCTGCCTTTGATCGTCGACTTTCGGTATACGCGTCGCATACCACAGCCGAGAATAATTCCGCCATTCCTTTTTTGGGAACAAAGTTTTTCAATTCCCGCTCAAATAGATCATTGGTTCGGTCTGCCCGGTACCTGGGACAGCCTGCCTTGCAGTGGTAATAGTGGTAGTAGTGGCTTCGGCCTCTGGATGCACTACCAGTTAGGATGTCTCCACATTTTTCACAAAGCAGGAAACCACGTAGTACCAAAGACCGTGGGGTAACTGCTTTCGCACCCTGTTTTTGCTTAAAAATACGCTTCCTTCCATCAAGAACATCCTGAACTCTGTAAAATAAACTCTCCGAGATTAACGGCTCATGTAAACCGTCTACCAATTGCGCATCTTCGTCTTTAAACGCTGGGATTTTAATTTTGCCACAATAGCAAGGGTTGCGAATGTAGTCCCAAAAGCTACTGCGACTACATTTCAGCCCCATCTCTTTGGTTTTCATCCAGACGTGCTCAGTTGCAAAAGTGCCTTCGGCCAGCATTTCAAAAGCCCGCTTCATATAGGTAGCTTCTGGCTCATGAATAGCGATATACTTTCTGCCGTCTTCGGTAATACGGTTTTTATAGCCAATGGGCGCAAGTCCCATCCACCTACCTTCTTTTTTTGCTCGCCTCATGCCATACTTCACATTGAGCGCTCTTCTTGCATATTTCACTCAAAGTGGTCAGCTGATTTCGCTGCAAAGTGGTCACATTTTAACTGGCGAAAGAAATTCACTTCAGGGTTGGGCTGGCCTGGCGAGTTAACGAAGGATTTCGTCTTGCGTTACATAGGCACTTCGGCTTGCGACTTTAGGGTTATCTGATCCGCAGGTCCCATCTCCTTGACGCACGAACTTAAATAAAGGCCTACAATCGATTTTCCAGCACCTTCTGGCTTTGTACCTGATGACAACCACATGCTCTTCTCAGCGGCGCTTAAAAGGATAGTTTCACGTCACCTTTAGGAAATCACCCAATCAATAAACTTCTAATCTAAATATCAAACTAACCACTTTGCAGCGAAATTGCCTGTCAGTTTAGTACGGAATAGGGTGTCAGCATGTTTGCGGAATTCCTGACCAGTTTTGCCGAAATACCCAACATGCCTCGAGCTGATTGTTAAACATCTTCCGGCGTTTCTTCGGAATTATTACTATCTTTTCTTTTTAAGTTAATGTATCTTTGTAAGGCAAATGGTCAACATTAATCACACCGATGAAAAGTCTTTACTACTTCAATTGAAAAGCGGTGATGAGCGTGCGTTTGAAATCTTATATAACAACTATAAATTTCGACTTGCCGGAAATCTATTCAAGCTACTCAAGTCTGATGACCTGGTGAAGGAAACGCTGCAAGAGCTTTTTTTTAAAATATGGCAAATAAGGACACAGATAGATCCGGAAAAATCTTTTAAATCGTATCTTTTTCGCATTGCAGAGAATCTAGTCAATGATTACTTTCGGAAAGTTGCCAAAGACAAACGTTTACTGGCTAAGATGTTGGCTTCAAGCTCAGAACTATATTTGCACATTGAAGAAGATATGCTTAGCAAAGAGGAGGCTCAAAAATTACAACAGGTAATAGATATGATGCCCCCTCAGCGGAAAATGGTGTTTACACTTTGCAAATTGGAGGGTAAATCTTACAAGGAAGT
This region of Pedobacter faecalis genomic DNA includes:
- the atpC gene encoding ATP synthase F1 subunit epsilon, with product MTLEILTPDKKVFDGEVSAVTVPGTSGSFQILRDHAPIISTLEDGPVIVKTTAGEDTFIIKGGVVEVIKNKITVLAEGVA
- a CDS encoding RNA polymerase sigma factor is translated as MVNINHTDEKSLLLQLKSGDERAFEILYNNYKFRLAGNLFKLLKSDDLVKETLQELFFKIWQIRTQIDPEKSFKSYLFRIAENLVNDYFRKVAKDKRLLAKMLASSSELYLHIEEDMLSKEEAQKLQQVIDMMPPQRKMVFTLCKLEGKSYKEVEEIMGINAKTISSHMLQANKFLRNHFKDSSGMVLSIVLSVLFKGF
- a CDS encoding DUF6266 family protein — protein: MAKYKQGINGAFSGKVGTVVGASWLGIEYMRSLPRPSSKPPTPEQLNQRQKMTLFRKFLLGLDDFIALGFQNFEQATPMNGAISYNMLHAVAGTYPEQRIDFPNLVFTKGDLQGAWSATATSETPGAVDFGWTNGGFSKLRAAGDKAQLVTYCPEKRLFVKLRDAAQREDGQVRLIMPAGLSGLTVHCYLSFFSADGKFASVSEYLGEVTVA
- a CDS encoding recombinase family protein, producing MKYARRALNVKYGMRRAKKEGRWMGLAPIGYKNRITEDGRKYIAIHEPEATYMKRAFEMLAEGTFATEHVWMKTKEMGLKCSRSSFWDYIRNPCYCGKIKIPAFKDEDAQLVDGLHEPLISESLFYRVQDVLDGRKRIFKQKQGAKAVTPRSLVLRGFLLCEKCGDILTGSASRGRSHYYHYYHCKAGCPRYRADRTNDLFERELKNFVPKKGMAELFSAVVCDAYTESRRSKADRSRIIQTITDQNNRLTKSMELLLDDVITGAQYKKDCENSIARAEAELKKVNTEDSDELDIEDLVATAVENFKKLPEFYAGADSDIKRSIIGSIYLEKWVFDGEIHRTGKMNRAAQLIYHINNKLRYKKTGIKFLEKFHSGEVHL
- a CDS encoding branched-chain amino acid transaminase, producing the protein MQYYNSNTILYLNGRFEKAADTSTSVYGQSLHYGYAVFEGIRAYHTHNGTRIFKAREHFERLKRSAELVHMPFHWDIDHLIRQTYRLLELNKFKDAYIRPLIYGGPNMSLDPAREVSIMICTWEWGAYLGTDLQKISISGYERPNPKSVPIEAKVSGNYVNSILATTEAKQKGFDEALLLDSDGNIAEAPGANIFIEKNGRLYTPPLGNILPGITRATVIDLCKVLDIEVVEKHLKAEDLKKADSAFFCGTAVEIAGIASVDEYQFPLRWADSLGATIQRTYKCLVLEKQNYEVII
- a CDS encoding SDR family oxidoreductase, translating into MKTVLVTGSNGLLGQKITDQLLETKQFNLVATSKGANRHPKPGGYVYEELDILDAAAVKRIVEKHQPDAIIHTAAMTNADTCAAQPELATQLNVEAVGTMISLCELHNIQLVHLSTDFIFDGAGGPYDELAAPNPLSHYGQTKLRAEEVIKNSRCRWAIIRTVLVYGVLQNLSRTNIVLWAKGALQRGEAIQVVNDQWRTPTLAEDLASCCLLAVQHDAFGVFNASGRDMMSVSELVKRVADFWRLDKSLITEVSSESLKQSARRPARTGFILDKAIRELGYAPHTFEEGLNIVDQQLRLL
- the atpD gene encoding F0F1 ATP synthase subunit beta, whose translation is MPNIGKIAQIIGPVVDVSFANDAHLPQIFSALEIKKENGQKVVLEVQQHLGEDRVRAIAMDSTDGLVRGMDALDTGAPIKMPVGDQIKGRLFNVVGEAIDGINTVDTAGGRPIHNAPPKFDELSTETEVLFTGIKVIDLLEPYAKGGKIGLFGGAGVGKTVLIMELVNNIAKAYAGLSVFAGVGERTREGNDLLREFIESGVINYGEEFLHSMEKGGWDLSKVDTNVLKESKATLVFGQMNEPPGARARVALSGLTVAEYFRDGDGEGAGKDILFFVDNIFRFTQAGSEVSALLGRMPSAVGYQPTLATEMGLMQERITSTKRGSITSVQAVYVPADDLTDPAPATTFAHLDATTVLSRKIAELGIYPAVDPLDSTSRILNPAVLGDDHYNCAQRVKETLQRYKELQDIIAILGMDELSEEDKLVVSRARRVQRFLSQPFHVAEQFTGLKGVLVDIKDTIKGFNMIMDGEVDEYPEAAFNLVGSIEEAIEKGKKLLAEAN
- the ilvD gene encoding dihydroxy-acid dehydratase; protein product: MSQKPEINRYSKTFTQDPTQPAAQAMLYGIGLTDADMDKAQVGIASMGYDGNTCNMHLNGLAQIVKEGVWKNDMVGLTFGTIGVSDGMSNGTEGMRYSLVSRDVIADSIETICGGQYYDGLITIPGCDKNMPGSIMAMGRLNRPSIMVYGGSIHSGTYKGQALNIVSAFEALGQKLAGNLDEEDFQGIIKHTCPGAGACGGMYTANTMASAIEALGMSLPYSSSHPAVSEEKKKECMEAGKYIRILLERNILPSDIMTKEAFHNAIVLVMVLGGSTNAVLHLIAMAKSVGLNLTLDDFQHVSDNTPVLGDLKPSGTYLMEDLHNIGGVPAVMKYLLKVGLINGECMTVTGKTIAENVADAVDLDFETQKIIYPIEAPLKETGHLQMLYGNLATKGAVAKISGKEGEKFTGPARVFDGEQNLIAGIQSGKVKPGDVVVIRQVGPKGAPGMPEMLKPTSVIIGAGLGKSVALITDGRFSGGTHGFVVGHITPEAWEGGNIALVHDNDEITIDAVNNTIDVHVSDEVLAQRRAVWKQLPPPVTKGVLYKYIRQVSNASEGCVTDAYTAE
- a CDS encoding redoxin domain-containing protein, whose amino-acid sequence is MSLEKGTQAPDFKLFSSALKEVSLADYKGRKLVVHFFPMAFTGVCTAQLCTMRDSFGYYEGMNADVVGISVDSPFTLAKFKEEQAYQFPLLSDFNKEVSKAYGAFYEEFAFGLKGVSKRAAFVIDEEGKIIYAEVLEDAGNMPDFDAIKQAVEA